A window from bacterium BMS3Abin14 encodes these proteins:
- the bamA_2 gene encoding outer membrane protein assembly factor BamA precursor, giving the protein MKRAFLASLLTLILLLPSAAPAGALPSILSFAGKTVRHVSYEGLEFPQSEFDALVPIAVGKALEPPDIRNGIRNLYRTGLFDRVEVLGRALPDGVSVLFRIFPRKWLKEVRFEGNLHIPSSSLLRKIDLGKEEEITSARLEKNRSKIENYYLYRGFRDIKIAYRSEVGPDQKTDIIYQILEGPQYPITDVRLRDDPGISRFKVLSLTASMPGETMDGVVLDRDVVRIEKYLKGKGYYYPEVSYGIAPDARVKKGVVVTYKIVRGDRFKLFVTIDRPDQKIRPFQKMLKRSFMEENGPGTAKAKAAKMVMRKILDDGFPLGSLRWIDRTPVPGEREITLDVTLGFRAVFGSLTIDGAESMTLEKIMKSLEIAEGEPFVRSRLDSGVKRLKRAYRDRGYLAAKVTLKALSFDQSRNPATSPIHIIVDEGSQTLVGSIAINNSPYSLDETREVMGIRAGMPYVPEQVDAGRSALLGRLGRDGYLYASITPVDAKPEKNGMMDLILGVSSGARVRLGSLVVRGTEKTDNRIIRRALGLKRGDLLTANSLIEAQQRVYDLDIFATVDIGFADKQIPGPVKDVIVQVTERARYAIGLKLGFGSEDRFRTQLSVTNRNVSGMARSLTLSFKTSSVINLESLVYRHPYFLGKQMDFTSSLSGLREKNMSYSEDTKAISLKLKRDVTRRITGIVEYTFKGQDIFDVSPGVVLSPQDQGSTNVALVALEGIYESRDDILEPGSGTLGQIRLNVASGYLGSEAEDYGAEISIHRYFSLGQGFVFAGLARGGIVHGFGKSDQVAIGQRFFLGGMTSVRGYKLDNLGPKDAGENPVGGNYMVNLNGELRYPVYRSIGGVIFVDSGAVWLNQAPFDDSTLRVSAGMGIRFSTPAGPLSLDYGYKLNPATDKESRYRVHFSIGHAF; this is encoded by the coding sequence ATGAAGAGAGCTTTCCTCGCATCGCTGTTAACACTTATCCTTCTGCTCCCCTCCGCAGCTCCGGCGGGGGCGTTGCCGTCCATCCTCTCCTTTGCCGGGAAGACTGTACGACATGTGTCCTACGAGGGGCTCGAATTTCCTCAGTCCGAGTTTGATGCTCTGGTCCCCATAGCCGTGGGGAAAGCGCTGGAGCCCCCTGACATCAGGAACGGCATCAGGAATCTCTACCGCACCGGGCTTTTCGACAGGGTCGAGGTGTTGGGAAGGGCTCTTCCTGACGGTGTCTCGGTCCTGTTTCGCATATTTCCCAGAAAATGGCTCAAGGAGGTGCGTTTTGAAGGCAACCTCCACATCCCTTCCAGCAGCCTTTTAAGGAAAATTGATCTTGGAAAAGAGGAGGAAATTACGTCCGCAAGGCTTGAGAAAAACAGGTCGAAAATTGAAAATTACTATTTATACCGGGGATTCAGGGACATTAAAATCGCCTACAGGAGTGAGGTGGGGCCTGATCAGAAGACCGATATTATCTATCAGATTCTGGAGGGTCCCCAATATCCGATAACCGATGTCAGACTTCGTGATGATCCGGGTATTTCCCGTTTCAAGGTGCTTTCACTGACTGCGTCCATGCCCGGCGAAACAATGGACGGGGTTGTCCTTGATCGTGATGTGGTGAGGATCGAGAAATACCTCAAGGGCAAAGGCTATTACTATCCTGAGGTCAGCTATGGTATCGCGCCGGATGCCCGAGTGAAAAAGGGCGTGGTAGTTACCTATAAAATCGTCCGTGGAGATCGATTCAAGCTGTTTGTGACTATTGATCGTCCGGATCAAAAGATCAGGCCGTTCCAAAAAATGCTCAAGAGATCATTCATGGAGGAGAATGGACCCGGAACGGCAAAGGCAAAGGCCGCGAAAATGGTCATGAGAAAAATCCTCGATGACGGATTTCCATTGGGCTCCCTTCGGTGGATCGACAGGACACCGGTCCCGGGAGAGAGGGAAATAACCCTGGATGTCACACTTGGATTCAGGGCTGTTTTTGGGTCTCTAACCATTGATGGAGCGGAGTCCATGACGTTGGAAAAGATAATGAAGTCGCTGGAAATTGCTGAAGGGGAGCCATTCGTGCGCAGCCGGCTTGACTCCGGGGTAAAAAGGCTGAAGAGAGCATACCGGGACCGGGGATACCTCGCTGCGAAGGTAACCCTCAAAGCCCTCTCTTTTGATCAGTCCCGGAATCCCGCGACCAGCCCGATCCATATCATTGTGGACGAGGGATCGCAGACCCTGGTGGGATCGATAGCAATAAATAATTCTCCATATTCGCTCGATGAGACCAGGGAAGTTATGGGAATTCGTGCAGGTATGCCCTACGTGCCTGAACAGGTCGATGCAGGGCGAAGCGCTCTGCTTGGCAGGTTGGGACGTGATGGCTACCTCTACGCTTCCATCACGCCAGTGGATGCCAAGCCGGAGAAGAACGGGATGATGGATTTAATCCTGGGTGTATCGTCCGGGGCACGGGTGCGTTTGGGAAGCCTTGTCGTTCGTGGAACCGAAAAAACAGACAACAGGATAATCAGACGAGCTCTCGGACTGAAAAGGGGGGATCTGTTAACCGCGAATAGCCTCATTGAGGCCCAGCAGCGGGTTTACGATCTTGATATTTTCGCTACCGTGGACATCGGGTTTGCAGATAAACAGATCCCCGGCCCTGTCAAGGATGTCATCGTCCAGGTCACTGAGCGCGCAAGATATGCCATCGGCCTGAAGCTGGGTTTCGGCAGTGAGGATCGATTTCGGACCCAGCTGTCCGTTACCAACCGTAACGTATCCGGCATGGCGCGCTCATTGACCTTGAGCTTCAAAACCAGCTCCGTGATAAACCTGGAGTCCCTGGTGTACAGGCATCCGTATTTCCTGGGCAAACAGATGGATTTTACGTCCTCATTGAGCGGTCTCCGGGAAAAAAATATGAGCTACAGCGAGGATACGAAAGCCATCTCCCTTAAACTGAAGCGGGATGTAACCAGGAGGATAACGGGGATCGTGGAATACACTTTTAAGGGACAGGATATCTTTGATGTCTCCCCCGGTGTCGTACTCTCTCCGCAGGATCAGGGGTCCACCAATGTTGCGCTGGTTGCTCTGGAAGGTATCTATGAGAGCCGTGATGACATTCTGGAGCCCGGCAGTGGAACACTGGGACAGATACGATTGAATGTGGCCTCCGGATACCTGGGCTCCGAGGCGGAGGATTACGGGGCTGAGATCTCTATCCATCGGTATTTTTCCCTGGGGCAGGGCTTTGTGTTCGCGGGCCTTGCCAGGGGGGGGATTGTCCACGGTTTTGGAAAAAGCGATCAGGTGGCCATCGGCCAACGCTTTTTCCTCGGCGGGATGACCTCTGTCAGAGGATATAAACTGGACAATCTGGGGCCGAAAGACGCAGGTGAAAACCCAGTTGGGGGGAATTACATGGTCAACCTGAACGGGGAACTCAGATACCCTGTCTACAGGTCCATTGGAGGCGTTATTTTTGTAGATTCTGGAGCCGTGTGGCTCAACCAGGCGCCCTTCGACGACTCTACCCTCAGAGTCTCAGCCGGTATGGGTATCCGGTTCTCGACCCCTGCCGGGCCGTTAAGCCTGGACTACGGATACAAGCTGAACCCCGCTACGGACAAGGAGAGCCGGTACAGGGTCCATTTCAGCATCGGCCACGCGTTCTAG
- a CDS encoding uracil DNA glycosylase superfamily protein: MNDLRKIYLESIGLDTVISPTENVVAGMSETSANTGKPESGRALEELRRAIGDCHLCALGAGRTNLVFGVGNPDAQLLFAGEAPGKDEDLKGEPFVGRAGRLLTKIIEAMGLRRSDVYICNVNKCRPPGNRNPEPEEISACKPFLLRQVEIVSPRIICALGSFAARTLLETDVRISSLRGRFHDFNGIPLMPTYHPSFLLRNPNAKKDVWSDMRMIMEHL; the protein is encoded by the coding sequence ATGAACGATCTGAGGAAGATATATCTTGAATCTATCGGCCTGGATACCGTAATATCCCCGACGGAAAATGTCGTTGCCGGCATGTCCGAAACCTCGGCAAACACAGGGAAACCCGAATCCGGACGGGCGCTGGAGGAACTGAGACGGGCCATTGGGGACTGTCATCTGTGCGCTCTTGGCGCCGGCAGGACCAACCTGGTCTTTGGAGTAGGTAATCCGGATGCCCAGCTCCTTTTTGCAGGTGAAGCGCCGGGCAAGGACGAGGATCTCAAAGGGGAGCCGTTTGTCGGCAGGGCAGGCCGGCTTCTTACAAAGATTATTGAGGCCATGGGGCTTCGAAGATCCGACGTGTATATATGCAACGTCAATAAATGCCGCCCTCCCGGCAACAGAAATCCGGAACCCGAAGAAATCAGCGCATGCAAACCCTTTCTCCTGAGACAGGTCGAGATTGTTTCTCCGAGGATCATCTGCGCACTCGGCAGTTTCGCGGCCCGGACCTTGCTTGAAACCGATGTGCGGATCTCCAGTCTTCGGGGCAGGTTTCACGATTTTAACGGGATCCCTCTCATGCCCACATACCATCCCTCTTTTCTCCTGCGTAATCCCAATGCGAAGAAGGATGTCTGGAGCGACATGCGAATGATCATGGAACACCTCTGA
- the coaBC gene encoding coenzyme A biosynthesis bifunctional protein CoaBC: MADHSNLKGKNVLLAVTGGIGAYKSVEIARALVRIGAEVSVVMTRNATRFITPLTMEALTRNPVGVDLFSLTEKRSIDHIERGRRADLMVVAPATANFLAKAAHGAADDLVTTILLTVDCPVVVAPAMNSRMWNHPAVRDNMAILHSRGVLSIPPGHGELACGEEGPGRLADLENIIDGLARAVFGRGGDLSEISAMVTAGPTAEPLDPVRFLTNRSSGKMGYALAEAAHERGARVVLISGPSSLPPPAGVQVVNVDTAEEMLAAARIHIVESQWFLMAAAVADYRPSVRSGKKIKKSGKKNLTVELEANPDILCEIAKEKGDRLFVGFAAESENLIGNAKDKLEAKSLDMIVANDITEEGSGFQSDNNRAALIQRDGTTEELPLLPKRELADRILDRMLKLWRMKAS, from the coding sequence ATGGCGGACCATTCGAATCTTAAGGGAAAGAATGTCCTCCTTGCGGTAACCGGAGGGATCGGGGCCTACAAGAGCGTTGAAATAGCGCGGGCGCTCGTTCGCATTGGCGCTGAGGTGTCGGTGGTTATGACCCGCAACGCCACCCGATTCATCACTCCTCTGACAATGGAGGCCCTGACCCGGAATCCTGTTGGAGTCGATCTCTTTTCCCTTACAGAGAAGAGGTCAATCGACCATATCGAGAGGGGGAGGCGCGCGGATCTGATGGTTGTTGCGCCGGCCACGGCAAACTTTCTGGCCAAAGCTGCTCACGGAGCGGCAGATGATCTGGTGACCACCATCCTCCTGACAGTGGATTGTCCGGTTGTGGTGGCGCCGGCCATGAACTCCAGGATGTGGAACCATCCGGCCGTACGGGACAACATGGCCATTCTTCATTCAAGGGGTGTTTTGTCCATCCCGCCGGGCCATGGTGAACTGGCGTGTGGCGAGGAAGGCCCTGGCCGTCTGGCCGATTTGGAGAACATAATCGACGGGCTTGCCCGGGCTGTTTTTGGACGGGGCGGGGACCTTTCGGAAATCAGTGCCATGGTTACGGCAGGGCCGACCGCCGAACCCCTTGACCCGGTGCGGTTTTTGACCAACCGGTCCAGTGGGAAGATGGGCTATGCTCTCGCCGAAGCGGCACATGAACGCGGCGCCCGGGTTGTTCTCATCTCGGGTCCTTCAAGCCTGCCGCCTCCGGCAGGGGTTCAGGTGGTAAATGTGGACACCGCTGAGGAGATGCTCGCGGCGGCCAGGATCCACATTGTCGAGAGCCAATGGTTTTTGATGGCTGCGGCGGTGGCCGATTACAGGCCGTCGGTCCGGTCGGGAAAGAAGATCAAGAAGTCCGGCAAAAAAAATCTCACCGTTGAACTTGAGGCCAATCCTGATATCCTGTGTGAAATCGCAAAGGAAAAAGGGGACAGGCTTTTTGTGGGATTTGCTGCCGAGAGCGAGAACCTGATAGGAAACGCAAAGGACAAACTTGAGGCCAAATCCCTCGATATGATCGTGGCCAACGACATTACCGAGGAGGGCTCCGGATTCCAGTCCGACAACAACAGGGCGGCCTTGATTCAAAGAGACGGGACCACAGAGGAGCTGCCGCTCCTTCCCAAGAGAGAACTTGCCGACAGGATACTCGATCGCATGCTGAAGCTCTGGCGGATGAAAGCCTCATGA
- a CDS encoding putative metallo-hydrolase, with protein sequence MKLEHLLVGPLQSNCFILGDEKTGEAVVIDPGGDGALIIDRIKSRPWNVIAILVTHAHFDHVGANADIVEATGAPLMVPRPCVALLDQAAEQAGMYGLEVKPSPRPDRLLDDGDTVTVGGETIEVISTPGHSPGGVTFRTSIGIFPGDALFAGSIGRTDFPGSDFSTLIRSIKERILVLPDDTHVYPGHGPETTVGRERRHNPFLQG encoded by the coding sequence ATGAAGCTGGAACATCTCCTGGTAGGCCCTCTTCAATCGAACTGTTTTATCCTTGGGGATGAAAAAACCGGGGAGGCGGTGGTCATCGACCCCGGCGGTGACGGCGCCCTTATCATCGACCGCATAAAAAGCCGCCCCTGGAATGTGATCGCGATACTCGTAACCCACGCCCACTTCGACCACGTCGGGGCTAATGCCGACATTGTTGAGGCAACCGGGGCTCCGCTCATGGTTCCCCGGCCCTGCGTTGCCCTGCTTGATCAGGCCGCCGAGCAGGCCGGCATGTACGGACTTGAAGTTAAGCCGTCACCCAGGCCCGACCGGCTGCTCGACGACGGCGACACCGTAACGGTCGGAGGGGAGACGATTGAGGTGATTTCCACCCCGGGACATAGTCCCGGGGGGGTCACCTTCAGGACCTCAATCGGTATCTTCCCGGGAGATGCCCTGTTCGCCGGGTCCATCGGAAGGACGGATTTCCCCGGCTCGGATTTTTCGACCCTGATCCGGTCCATAAAGGAAAGAATTCTCGTTCTTCCGGATGATACTCATGTCTATCCAGGGCACGGTCCGGAAACGACCGTCGGGCGTGAACGAAGACATAATCCGTTTCTGCAGGGATAA
- the dtd gene encoding D-tyrosyl-tRNA(Tyr) deacylase — protein MKALIQRVKWARELYELFLDRLVGMGVPTLSGVFQADMLVTLANDGPVTILLESK, from the coding sequence ATGAAGGCGCTGATCCAGCGGGTCAAATGGGCCAGGGAACTGTACGAACTGTTTCTCGACAGGTTGGTGGGCATGGGCGTTCCCACCCTGTCCGGTGTTTTTCAGGCTGACATGCTGGTCACCCTGGCCAATGATGGACCGGTGACCATCCTGCTTGAATCAAAATGA
- the murJ gene encoding putative peptidoglycan biosynthesis protein MurJ, with protein MLVKWFFLRGNKQINRHDEMKGSVSEKSSMVRAAGIVGGATFVSRVLGLCRDAVMAFLFGAASSADAFYVAFRIPNLMRQLFGEGALAASFVPVYTDILENRGAEEAKKFSSGLFTLLVAILSALTAGMILFAPQVVRLVAWGFDPGSEVFLRTVLLTRWLAPYMMFICVAALGMGILNARRHFLTPALAPALLNISIIFFALLVSPRLADPIVGIAWGVLVGGVLQILIQLGPLRARDAIPLLSLKVVSPGVRRVAAMMGPAALGVAVYQVNMVVDTLVASFLPPGSITYLWYGNRLMQFPLGVFGIALATAALPTLSAQFSSGRFDDFSETVSFSLSLTVFIGLPAALGLIALREPIIATLFARGAFVGRDVLGAAAALLFYSVGIPFFIGVKIMGRAFFAMEDTRTPFAGASLAMAANVLLNLLLMGPMLHAGLALATSLASLLNFGYLAVRFTIVRGKSWMTGGLLKESAKSLLAAVIMFSAVASTSGYFDWLSLHTPARAAGLLGCVAMGIIVYSVAALTLRCEGAMDIKGKLFIWLKNL; from the coding sequence ATGCTTGTCAAATGGTTTTTCCTGAGAGGGAACAAACAGATAAACAGACATGATGAAATGAAGGGATCTGTGAGCGAGAAAAGCAGCATGGTAAGGGCGGCGGGCATCGTCGGCGGAGCAACGTTTGTCAGCCGTGTGCTGGGGCTTTGCAGGGACGCCGTCATGGCCTTCCTCTTCGGTGCGGCATCCTCCGCGGATGCGTTCTACGTGGCGTTCCGGATTCCAAACCTCATGCGACAGCTTTTCGGGGAGGGCGCGTTGGCGGCGTCTTTCGTCCCCGTCTACACCGATATCCTGGAAAATCGTGGGGCTGAGGAAGCGAAAAAATTCTCCAGCGGGCTTTTTACCCTGCTCGTTGCCATACTCTCTGCCCTCACCGCCGGGATGATACTCTTTGCGCCTCAGGTGGTTCGCCTGGTTGCCTGGGGTTTCGACCCGGGAAGCGAGGTCTTTCTCAGGACCGTCCTCCTTACCCGTTGGCTGGCTCCCTACATGATGTTCATCTGTGTCGCCGCCCTGGGGATGGGGATCCTGAACGCCAGGAGGCATTTCCTTACCCCCGCCCTGGCGCCCGCTCTCCTTAATATCAGTATTATTTTCTTTGCCCTGCTGGTGTCGCCGAGGCTCGCAGACCCTATCGTGGGCATAGCCTGGGGTGTGCTGGTTGGGGGTGTCTTGCAGATCCTCATACAATTAGGCCCTTTAAGGGCCAGAGACGCAATCCCGTTGCTTAGCCTGAAGGTAGTGTCTCCGGGAGTGAGGCGTGTTGCCGCAATGATGGGCCCTGCGGCATTGGGCGTAGCCGTCTATCAGGTCAACATGGTGGTCGACACCCTTGTCGCTTCCTTTCTGCCACCCGGAAGCATTACCTACCTGTGGTATGGAAATCGCCTGATGCAGTTCCCCCTGGGGGTTTTCGGCATCGCACTGGCCACCGCGGCTCTCCCCACCCTGTCGGCCCAGTTCTCCAGCGGGAGGTTCGACGATTTTTCGGAAACGGTATCATTCTCGCTGTCCCTGACCGTTTTCATTGGATTGCCGGCGGCCCTGGGCCTTATCGCTCTGAGGGAACCCATTATCGCCACTCTTTTCGCCAGAGGAGCTTTTGTGGGTCGGGATGTTCTTGGGGCCGCTGCCGCACTCCTTTTCTACTCTGTGGGAATCCCGTTTTTCATCGGGGTAAAGATAATGGGGCGCGCCTTCTTTGCCATGGAAGACACCCGTACCCCCTTTGCCGGGGCCTCCCTCGCAATGGCTGCTAATGTTCTGCTGAATCTTCTGCTCATGGGCCCCATGCTGCATGCGGGCCTTGCCCTGGCGACATCCCTTGCCTCCCTTCTTAATTTTGGATACCTCGCCGTCAGGTTTACCATTGTCAGGGGAAAATCGTGGATGACCGGGGGGCTCCTGAAGGAATCCGCAAAATCCTTGCTGGCAGCCGTTATCATGTTTTCGGCGGTCGCCTCAACTTCAGGGTATTTTGACTGGCTTTCCCTGCACACGCCGGCCCGCGCGGCCGGGCTCCTCGGTTGTGTGGCCATGGGGATTATTGTATACTCAGTCGCTGCGTTAACTCTCCGGTGTGAGGGCGCAATGGATATCAAGGGAAAGCTTTTCATCTGGCTTAAAAATCTATGA
- the rpsT gene encoding 30S ribosomal protein S20 produces MATHKSAIKRHKQSLKRRLSNQMRRTRIKTLTKELIIAVDAGDRATAEKTLKEAVPVIQKAASAGTIHRNSAGRKVSRLTRKFNSLPSGQ; encoded by the coding sequence TTGGCAACACACAAGTCGGCGATCAAGAGACACAAGCAGAGTCTTAAAAGGCGGCTCAGCAACCAGATGAGGCGCACCCGGATCAAGACCCTTACGAAAGAGTTAATCATTGCCGTGGATGCAGGAGACAGGGCAACAGCTGAAAAGACCCTTAAAGAGGCTGTGCCGGTCATCCAGAAAGCGGCCTCAGCGGGAACCATCCACAGAAATTCCGCCGGCAGGAAGGTCTCCCGCCTGACGCGCAAGTTCAATTCTCTCCCATCAGGCCAGTAA
- a CDS encoding DNA polymerase III subunit delta, with protein MTAPADSRKGEADVSRLLISAERLLVNEAAEKLKERLIPREAIDLNYLSVYGWDAQLGPVLEFLQTMPFLADRRLLVIREIQEFSDWKKLLEYIKDPNPLSFLLLTSSEMDKKSAVYRSLSGLMEVSELRRPYGKALAGWVVKRFRSAGKEISPELAGMLVEISGTALGTLAMEVEKVSLFAGDRDTITRDDLNASLPGGVETVFSFLDALGEGKKSQAVVCLKRLLESGAPPGFLVYMTAAHYRKLMVGKELVGTGLRPAQAAVKVGIRYPNLQEKFVRQLRRAKERDLEEDLKSLSVCDRNLKTGSLPDRVLMDKLLLDLLA; from the coding sequence GTGACGGCACCGGCAGACAGCCGCAAGGGAGAAGCAGATGTTTCACGCCTTCTCATCTCCGCCGAAAGGCTGCTGGTAAATGAAGCGGCCGAGAAACTCAAAGAGCGCTTGATCCCACGGGAGGCAATCGACCTTAATTATCTTTCAGTCTATGGATGGGACGCACAGTTAGGTCCTGTTCTGGAATTTCTACAGACCATGCCGTTTTTGGCCGACAGGCGTCTTCTCGTGATTCGCGAGATCCAGGAATTTTCCGACTGGAAAAAGCTTCTGGAATACATTAAAGATCCTAACCCGTTGTCCTTTCTGCTCCTGACCTCCAGCGAGATGGACAAAAAAAGCGCTGTCTATCGATCCCTCTCAGGGCTGATGGAAGTTTCCGAATTGAGAAGGCCATACGGAAAAGCTCTTGCCGGATGGGTGGTAAAGCGGTTTCGGTCGGCCGGCAAGGAGATAAGTCCTGAACTGGCAGGGATGCTGGTTGAGATCTCCGGAACGGCCCTGGGGACTCTTGCGATGGAGGTGGAGAAGGTTTCCCTGTTTGCGGGGGACCGGGATACGATTACCAGGGATGACCTGAACGCATCCCTTCCCGGAGGCGTGGAAACGGTCTTTTCCTTTCTGGATGCATTGGGAGAGGGGAAGAAATCCCAGGCGGTTGTCTGTTTGAAAAGGCTTCTTGAATCAGGCGCCCCACCGGGCTTTCTGGTGTACATGACCGCCGCGCACTATCGAAAATTGATGGTGGGGAAGGAACTGGTGGGAACCGGCCTGCGGCCCGCTCAGGCGGCCGTAAAGGTTGGAATCCGTTACCCGAATCTCCAGGAAAAGTTTGTCCGCCAGTTGAGGAGGGCAAAGGAGAGGGATCTGGAGGAGGACCTGAAAAGCCTGTCGGTCTGCGACCGGAATTTAAAAACCGGCAGCCTCCCGGACAGGGTGCTTATGGATAAACTGCTGTTGGATTTACTGGCCTGA
- the leuS gene encoding leucine--tRNA ligase gives MPDFRYNPRETEPKWQKRWEETGIFKAKEDPGKRKFYCLEMFPYPSGKLHMGHVRNYSIGDTYARFLRMRGFNVLYPMGYDAFGMPAENAAIMNQVNPGKWTRDSIREMKDQQRQLGLSYDWDRTLTTCEPEYYRWNQWIFLKFLERGLAYRKGAPINWCPSCGTVLANEQVENDCCWRCGTLVVSRDLEQWFYKTTEYAEELLNDLDSLEDWPDRVKTMQANWIGRSEGAEIDFHVVGSDMVLSTFTTRPDTVFGITYMVLAAEHPLVAELVKGTTREREVLNFCERVKKESAADRIDETRDKEGVDTGRRFVNPVTGEEFPVFVADYVVMAYGTGAVMGVPAHDQRDFEFAGKYGLPVKVVIQDEGRALDGPTMACAYTGNGPMVNSGPFNGRDNRESMKDFIAYLKENGWGRPAVSYRIRDWLISRQRYWGTPIPVVYCDSCGIVPVPFEDLPVLLPDDVKFTGEGNPLETSSSFVNTTCPRCSAPARRETDTMDTFIDSSHYFFRFTDPSYDRAPFNPGKAAYWMPVDQYIGGIEHAILHLLYARFFTKGLRDLGLTGISEPFARLLTQGMVIKDGAKMSKSLGNTVDPGEIIDRFSADTARLFILFASPPEKELEWNDQGVEGAFRFLNRVYRMIADHREFFLSQAPAPDSADDEMRSLLIATHRAIRKVTEDIEKRFQFNTAISAIMELVNELHRVLAGGGTLSSGGRWTVLNALRALILLIAPFAPHLAEELWEVAGQPYSVFQQSWPEYDPELTLSQSVQIVVQINGKVRARFDAPPDSSRDELGSIALAIPRVRELIAEKKLIKKVVVPGKLVSLVVR, from the coding sequence ATGCCGGATTTCAGGTACAATCCCCGGGAAACTGAACCCAAATGGCAGAAACGCTGGGAGGAGACGGGGATATTCAAGGCAAAGGAGGACCCCGGGAAGAGGAAATTCTATTGCCTCGAGATGTTCCCATATCCCTCCGGCAAGCTGCACATGGGCCATGTTCGCAACTACAGCATCGGGGATACCTATGCCCGGTTTCTCCGCATGCGAGGGTTCAACGTCCTCTATCCCATGGGCTATGACGCCTTCGGAATGCCCGCCGAGAACGCTGCCATCATGAACCAGGTGAATCCCGGCAAGTGGACGAGGGATTCCATCCGGGAGATGAAGGACCAACAGCGGCAGTTGGGACTGTCATACGATTGGGACAGGACCCTGACCACATGCGAGCCGGAGTATTATCGCTGGAACCAGTGGATCTTTCTCAAGTTTCTGGAACGGGGACTGGCCTACAGAAAAGGCGCTCCGATCAACTGGTGCCCTTCCTGCGGGACTGTCCTTGCCAATGAACAGGTGGAAAACGATTGCTGCTGGCGGTGCGGCACACTGGTGGTAAGCAGGGATCTTGAGCAATGGTTCTACAAAACGACAGAATATGCCGAGGAACTCCTTAACGATCTGGATTCGCTGGAGGACTGGCCTGACAGGGTCAAGACCATGCAGGCAAACTGGATCGGCCGGAGTGAAGGGGCCGAAATTGATTTTCACGTTGTCGGGTCCGATATGGTCCTCTCCACCTTTACCACCAGGCCCGATACGGTATTTGGAATTACCTACATGGTTCTCGCGGCAGAACATCCATTGGTCGCTGAACTGGTAAAAGGGACCACCCGTGAGAGGGAAGTCCTCAACTTTTGCGAAAGGGTAAAAAAAGAGTCAGCGGCAGACCGAATCGATGAGACAAGGGACAAGGAGGGCGTCGACACCGGCCGTCGTTTCGTCAATCCGGTGACAGGGGAAGAATTCCCCGTCTTTGTGGCGGATTACGTGGTCATGGCCTACGGAACCGGCGCCGTGATGGGGGTCCCGGCCCATGACCAGCGCGACTTTGAGTTCGCAGGAAAATATGGTCTCCCTGTAAAGGTCGTCATTCAGGATGAGGGGAGAGCGCTGGACGGCCCCACCATGGCTTGCGCTTATACCGGAAACGGCCCTATGGTAAATTCCGGTCCCTTCAACGGCCGCGACAATCGTGAATCCATGAAGGATTTCATAGCGTATCTGAAAGAAAACGGGTGGGGCCGGCCCGCAGTCAGCTACCGGATCAGGGATTGGTTGATTTCCAGACAGAGGTACTGGGGAACACCTATCCCCGTTGTGTATTGCGATAGCTGCGGGATCGTCCCCGTTCCATTTGAGGATCTTCCGGTCCTTCTGCCGGATGATGTGAAATTCACCGGCGAGGGGAACCCGCTTGAGACTTCCTCCTCCTTTGTCAATACAACCTGTCCTCGATGTTCCGCTCCGGCACGCCGGGAGACGGACACCATGGACACATTCATCGATTCGTCCCACTACTTTTTTCGTTTTACCGATCCATCCTACGACCGTGCCCCTTTCAATCCCGGGAAGGCTGCCTACTGGATGCCGGTTGATCAGTATATAGGCGGAATTGAACACGCGATCCTGCACCTCCTGTACGCGCGGTTCTTCACCAAAGGTCTGAGGGATCTTGGCCTCACCGGTATATCGGAACCGTTTGCACGGCTGTTGACTCAGGGAATGGTTATCAAGGACGGGGCCAAGATGTCCAAGTCATTGGGCAATACGGTGGACCCCGGAGAGATTATTGACAGGTTCAGCGCCGATACCGCTCGTCTTTTTATACTCTTCGCTTCCCCTCCGGAGAAGGAGCTGGAATGGAACGATCAGGGTGTGGAGGGGGCCTTCCGCTTTTTGAATCGTGTTTATCGGATGATCGCGGACCACCGGGAGTTTTTCCTCAGCCAGGCCCCAGCGCCTGATTCGGCAGATGATGAGATGCGTTCCCTTCTGATCGCCACCCACAGGGCAATCAGGAAGGTCACCGAGGATATCGAAAAGCGATTTCAGTTCAATACCGCCATCAGCGCGATCATGGAGTTGGTCAATGAACTCCACCGTGTCTTGGCCGGAGGTGGAACGTTGTCATCCGGGGGCCGATGGACAGTGTTAAACGCATTAAGAGCCCTGATCCTTCTGATAGCTCCTTTTGCGCCCCACCTTGCCGAGGAACTCTGGGAAGTGGCCGGACAGCCATACAGCGTTTTCCAGCAGTCATGGCCGGAGTACGATCCAGAGTTGACCCTGAGCCAATCCGTCCAGATCGTGGTGCAGATCAACGGTAAGGTCAGGGCCCGATTCGATGCACCCCCCGATTCAAGTCGGGATGAACTCGGGAGTATTGCCCTGGCTATCCCCAGGGTCAGAGAACTCATTGCAGAAAAGAAGCTGATAAAGAAGGTAGTCGTTCCTGGAAAGCTTGTTTCCCTGGTGGTTAGATGA